In Dromaius novaehollandiae isolate bDroNov1 unplaced genomic scaffold, bDroNov1.hap1 HAP1_SCAFFOLD_37, whole genome shotgun sequence, the following proteins share a genomic window:
- the LOC135326158 gene encoding olfactory receptor 14A16-like — MSNSSSLNEFLLLGFADTRELQLLHFSLFLGIYLAALLGNGLIITAVACDHRLHTPMYFFLLNLSLLDLGTISTTIPKSMANSLWDTRAISYSGCAAQVFFFVFLISAEYFLLTIMAYDRFIAICRPLHYGTIMDSRACVKMAAAAWASGFLYSVLHTANTFSIPLCQGNTVDQFFCEIPQILKLSCSDSYLREAGVLVVRLCFNFGCFIFIVVSYVQIFTAVLRIPSEQGQHKAFSMCLPHLAVVSLFVSTAMFAYLKPSSIFYPALDMVVSVLYSVVPPAVNPLIYSMRNKELKEALRKLIQVVLVQQE, encoded by the coding sequence atgtccaacagcagctccctcaacgagttcctcctcctggggtttgcagacacacgggagctgcagctcttgcacttctcgctcttcctgggcatctacctggctgccctcctgggcaacggcctcatcatcacagccgtagcctgcgaccaccgcctccacacccccatgtacttcttcctcctcaacctctccctccttgaccttggcaccatctccaccactatccccaaatccatggccaattccctgtgggacacaagggccatttcctactcaggatgtgctgcccaagtctttttctttgtcttcttaatttcagcggaatatttccttcttaccatcatggcgtatgaccgcttcattgccatctgcagacccctgcactatgggaccatcatggacagcagagcttgtgtcaaaatggcagcagctgcctgggccagtggttttctctattctgtgctgcacacggctaacacattttccataccactctgccaaggcaacacagtggaccagttcttctgtgaaatcccccagatcctcaagctctcctgctcagactcctacctcagggaagctggggttcttgtggttaggctttgtttcaactttgggtgtttcattttcattgtggtgtcctacgtgcagatcttcactgctgtgctgaggatcccctctgagcagggccagcacaaagctttttccatgtgcctcccgcacctggccgtggtctccctgtttgtcagcactgcaatgtttgcctacttGAAGCCCTCCTCCATCTTCTACCCAGCTCTGGATatggtggtgtctgttctgtactcggtggtgcctccagcagtgaacccgctcatctacagcatgaggaacaaggagctcaaggaggccctgaggaaactCATTCAAGTGGTATTAGTTCAGCaggaataa